One stretch of Sander lucioperca isolate FBNREF2018 chromosome 13, SLUC_FBN_1.2, whole genome shotgun sequence DNA includes these proteins:
- the zmp:0000001168 gene encoding signal-induced proliferation-associated protein 1 isoform X2 — MQSDDLFVRKFRRQNMRPTIATVNFDPKREAGVVEWPPRREADGADGDSLTPSRVGLTLRSVGRGHVMQRSNSDVTLGDLDSSGKAGGKTARGVGEKVGAGAQGDGGVLLRREYGSLSSLERQTQAQELNTDDQGPLSPNALRFKDPFLLLGLQGNPPEPDGFFRGLSVSTGDSPKPAKPPKPEGLSKKTKPPQIPQPGPYDNIGGGAWVRNFAHYDVQSILFDLTEAATNRDSIGRKKNITSGASAASQLRPLSQATPSSPAQGGGGNGLNADDPEQSLLLDEGDGNDNELLLSCPHFRNETGGEEQVGLGQSQGRQGLWSSLRTPNDAVSVLEEPRESHVQQQGKSNYFIEHADLGAHYYRKYFYMKEHQNFFGMDDRLGPVAISFRRDEKEGSSGAQYNYRIIFRTTEMKTLRGSILEESVPSAARHTTPRGLSPKRLLEFIMPELNLHCLRLASNSPKVRDTLLKLDEQGLNFQRKVGVMYCRAGQSSEEDMYNNESSGPAFEEFLDLLGGRVRLKGWEKYRAQLDNKTDSTGTHSLYTRYQDYEIMFHVSTMLPYTANNTQQLLRKRHIGNDIVTIVFQEPGALPFTPKAIRSHFQHVFIIVQVHEQCSDHTYYRVAVTRSKDMPLFGPLFPKGARFPRSSAFRDFLLAKVVNAENAAEKSEKFRSMATRTRQEYLKDLAENYVTTTPIDSSTKFPLLSLGGKRKDKLKGAKGAELHSAGALVWAVVVNSGDEVEAGEHRLPCLLGVSAESVVLIERCTRKVVFNCSCRDVIGWKAVTEAKEGGPCLDIFYERGESVSISVMESQAEDIREVVQRLELVTRGCEALEVTPLRDGVGQPGFLMNEEGFVTELQRFCYAESGGLQLWARVVRLCGHSLVHLSPEERTRLLRTAHKIHITVIPPDENGKPRRSFSELYQKAIKDAECKPGEAQSGVAWVLDEREEEEDEEEKKEEEEEEEEEKEEEAKDDELKASGVNQADMTEVQVEAEESGGQLCDEGQSESSHGSLLTPPSLPLLRATSLQDQPANQSQEDRGSQLTRSCSLEKQLFFRDTCDGHVYDNVGLKGERHIYENVGELRDATPDLILAVKPKVPLEDKQFMGAEFGDDKASVSDSSSRLSCLDRAERNSRALSLHNSITKILSETTDSTEEEWQSIADLATACRSILEALSREDRKAGDPSQAGADQTDGKLKDSKENDSPGHLEEKVSQLESMLKRLQDDLQKFP; from the exons ATGCAGTCAGATGACCTCTTTGTCCGCAAGTTTCGCCGTCAGAACATGCGGCCGACTATTGCCACTGTCAACTTTGACCCCAAACGAGAAGCAGGTGTAGTGGAGTGGCCGCCAAGGAGGGAGGCTGATGGAGCTGATGGAGACAGCCTCACTCCGAGCCGTGTGGGACTGACGCTGAGGTCGGTGGGCCGGGGCCACGTCATGCAGAGAAGTAACAGCGATGTAACCTTAGGAGACTTGGACTCCTCCGGGAAGGCAGGGGGGAAAACAGCTCGGGGGGTTGGTGAGAAGGTGGGTGCGGGTGCTCAGGGGGACGGGGGTGTGCTGCTACGTAGGGAATACGGCAGCCTGTCCTCACTGGAGAGACAGACTCAAGCCCAGGAGCTGAACACAGATGACCAGGGGCCCCTGAGTCCAAATGCCCTCCGTTTCAAAGACCCTTTCCTGCTTTTGGGACTGCAGGGCAACCCTCCAGAACCTGATGGATTCTTTCGGGGTCTGTCTGTTTCCACAGGGGACTCCCCAAAACCTGCCAAACCGCCGAAGCCTGAAGGTCTGAGTAAGAAGACCAAACCCCCTCAGATCCCTCAACCAGGTCCGTATGACAACATTGGGGGCGGAGCCTGGGTGAGGAACTTCGCCCACTACGATGTTCAGAGCATCCTGTTTGACCTCACCGAGGCGGCCACAAACAGAGACAGCATTGGACGGAAAAAGAATATCACCTCAGGGGCTTCAGCCGCCTCCCAGCTGCGCCCCCTTTCTCAAGCCACCCCATCCTCACCTGCGCAGGGTGGGGGAGGCAACGGGCTGAATGCAGATGACCCTGAGCAGTCGCTGCTGCTGGACGAAGGGGATGGCAATGATAACGAGCTCCTGCTCAGCTGCCCCCACTTCCGAAATGAGACAGGGGGAGAAGAGCAGGTGGGTCTGGGTCAATCCCAGGGGAGGCAAGGACTCTGGTCGAGCCTGCGAACCCCCAACGATGCAGTGTCAGTCCTGGAAGAGCCAAGAGAGAGTCACGTCCAACAGCAGGGCAAGAGCAACTACTTTATAGAGCATGCAGATCTGGGAGCCCATTACTACCGCAAATATTTCTACATGAAAG AACACCAGAATTTCTTCGGCATGGACGATCGCCTTGGTCCAGTGGCCATCAGTTTCCGTCGAGATGAGAAAGAAGGATCCAGCGGAGCTCAGTACAATTACAGAATCATCTTTCGCACCACAGAG ATGAAGACACTGCGAGGTTCCATCTTGGAGGAGTCTGTGCCTTCCGCCGCTCGTCACACAACCCCTCGAGGCTTGTCTCCCAAGAGGTTGCTGGAGTTCATCATGCCTGAACTGAACCTGCACTGCCTTCGCTTGGCCTCAAACTCCCCCAAGGTCCGGGACACCCTGCTGAAGCTGGATGAACAGGGG CTGAATTTCCAGCGAAAGGTTGGGGTGATGTACTGTCGGGCCGGGCAGAGCTCAGAGGAAGACATGTACAACAATGAGAGCTCTGGCCCGGCCTTTGAGGAGTTCCTGGATCTGCTCGGGGGGCGCGTGCGGCTGAAGGGCTGGGAGAAATACCGAGCTCAGCTGGACAACAAGA CCGACTCAACTGGGACACACTCCCTCTATACGCGCTACCAGGACTATGAGATTATGTTTCATGTGTCTACTATGCTGCCCTACACAGCCAACAACACACAACAG TTGCTGAGGAAGCGACACATCGGCAACGACATTGTGACGATCGTGTTCCAGGAGCCAGGCGCCCTACCCTTCACTCCAAAGGCCATCCGCTCCCATTTCCAACATGTCTTCATCATCGTTCAGGTTCATGAGCAATGCTCTGACCACACCTATTACAG ggTGGCTGTGACACGCTCTAAAGACATGCCATTATTTGGCCCGCTGTTCCCTAAGGGCGCCCGATTCCCTCGCTCGTCTGCCTTCAGAGACTTCCTCCTGGCGAAGGTAGTGAATGCTGAAAACGCTGCCGAGAAGTCCGAAAAGTTCCGCTCCATGGCCACCCGCACACGGCAGGAATACCTTAAGGACCTAGCCGAAAACTATGTGACCACCACGCCCATCGACTCCTCCACCAAGTTCCCCCTGCTCTCTCTGGGAGGCAAGCGCAAAGACAAGCTGAAGGGTGCCAAAGGGGCCGAGCTGCACAGTGCCGGGGCACTGGTGTGGGCTGTGGTGGTCAACAGCGGAGATGAAGTGGAGGCGGGGGAGCACAGGCTCCCCTGTCTGCTCGGGGTGTCAGCTGAGTCGGTGGTGCTCATTGAGAGGTGCACACGAAAGGTGGTGTTTAACTGCTCCTGTCGAGATGTCATTGGCTGGAAGGCAGTGACAGAGGCTAAGGAGGGGGGGCCCTGCTTGGATATCTTCTATGAGCGCGGAGAGTCAGTGTCAATCAGTGTGATGGAGAGCCAGGCGGAGGATATACGAGAGGTGGTGCAGAGGCTAGAG tTGGTGACGCGGGGCTGTGAGGCTCTCGAGGTTACCCCCCTGCGTGACGGAGTCGGGCAGCCCGGCTTCCTGATGAACGAGGAGGGCTTTGTAACGGAGCTGCAGCGCTTCTGTTACGCTGAGAGCGGAGGCCTGCAGCTGTGGGCTCGTGTGGTGCGGCTGTGTGGACACTCGCTGGTTCACCTGAGCCCCGAGGAGAGGACCAGGCTGCTCCGCACTGCGCACAAGATCCACATCACTGTCATTCCACCGGACGAGAACGGCAAGCCTCGCAG AAGTTTCTCCGAGCTGTACCAGAAAGCAATCAAGGATGCGGAGTGTAAACCCGGCGAGGCTCAGTCTGGAGTGGCCTGGGTACTCGAcgagagggaagaagaggaggatgaggaggaaaagaaggaggaggaagaggaggaggaggaggagaaggaggaagaagCGAAGGACGACGAGCTGAAGGCGAGTGGGGTCAACCAAGCAGACATGACGGAGGTGCAGGTGGAGGCCGAAGAGAGCGGAGGACAGTTGTGTGATGAAGGGCAAAGTGAGAGTAGCCATGGCTCGCTCCTCACGCCACCCAGCTTACCTTTGTTACGGGCCACTTCTCTGCAGGACcaaccagccaatcagagccaggaGGACAGGGGCTCGCAACTCACACGCAGCTGCTCTTTGGAGAAACAGCTGTTCTTCAGGGATACGTGTGATGG GCACGTGTACGACAACGTGGGGCTGAAGGGGGAACGCCACATCTATGAGAACGTCGGCGAGCTGAGAGACGCCACACCTGATCTGATCCTGGCCGTCAAACCCAAGGTTCCCCTAGAGGACAAACAG TTCATGGGTGCCGAGTTTGGTGACGACAAAGCTTCGGTGAGTGACTCGTCTTCCCGGTTGTCATGTTTAGACCGAGCTGAAAGAAATTCACGAGCCCTAAGTCTTCATAACTCCATCACCAAGA TTCTCTCAGAGACAACAGATTCAACTGAGGAGGAGTGGCAGTCCATCGCTGACCTGGCCACAGCCTGCCGCAGCATCCTGGAAGCTTTGTCACGAGAGG ACCGTAAAGCCGGAGACCCCTCGCAAGCAGGAGCTGACCAGACAGACGGCAAGCTGAAAGACTCAAAGGAAAA TGACTCTCCAGGCCACCTAGAAGAGAAGGTGTCGCAGCTGGAGTCCATGCTGAAGAGGCTGCAGGATGACCTGCAAAAG TTTCCTTAA
- the zmp:0000001168 gene encoding signal-induced proliferation-associated protein 1 isoform X1, with product MQSDDLFVRKFRRQNMRPTIATVNFDPKREAGVVEWPPRREADGADGDSLTPSRVGLTLRSVGRGHVMQRSNSDVTLGDLDSSGKAGGKTARGVGEKVGAGAQGDGGVLLRREYGSLSSLERQTQAQELNTDDQGPLSPNALRFKDPFLLLGLQGNPPEPDGFFRGLSVSTGDSPKPAKPPKPEGLSKKTKPPQIPQPGPYDNIGGGAWVRNFAHYDVQSILFDLTEAATNRDSIGRKKNITSGASAASQLRPLSQATPSSPAQGGGGNGLNADDPEQSLLLDEGDGNDNELLLSCPHFRNETGGEEQVGLGQSQGRQGLWSSLRTPNDAVSVLEEPRESHVQQQGKSNYFIEHADLGAHYYRKYFYMKEHQNFFGMDDRLGPVAISFRRDEKEGSSGAQYNYRIIFRTTEMKTLRGSILEESVPSAARHTTPRGLSPKRLLEFIMPELNLHCLRLASNSPKVRDTLLKLDEQGLNFQRKVGVMYCRAGQSSEEDMYNNESSGPAFEEFLDLLGGRVRLKGWEKYRAQLDNKTDSTGTHSLYTRYQDYEIMFHVSTMLPYTANNTQQLLRKRHIGNDIVTIVFQEPGALPFTPKAIRSHFQHVFIIVQVHEQCSDHTYYRVAVTRSKDMPLFGPLFPKGARFPRSSAFRDFLLAKVVNAENAAEKSEKFRSMATRTRQEYLKDLAENYVTTTPIDSSTKFPLLSLGGKRKDKLKGAKGAELHSAGALVWAVVVNSGDEVEAGEHRLPCLLGVSAESVVLIERCTRKVVFNCSCRDVIGWKAVTEAKEGGPCLDIFYERGESVSISVMESQAEDIREVVQRLELVTRGCEALEVTPLRDGVGQPGFLMNEEGFVTELQRFCYAESGGLQLWARVVRLCGHSLVHLSPEERTRLLRTAHKIHITVIPPDENGKPRRSFSELYQKAIKDAECKPGEAQSGVAWVLDEREEEEDEEEKKEEEEEEEEEKEEEAKDDELKASGVNQADMTEVQVEAEESGGQLCDEGQSESSHGSLLTPPSLPLLRATSLQDQPANQSQEDRGSQLTRSCSLEKQLFFRDTCDGHVYDNVGLKGERHIYENVGELRDATPDLILAVKPKVPLEDKQFMGAEFGDDKASVSDSSSRLSCLDRAERNSRALSLHNSITKILSETTDSTEEEWQSIADLATACRSILEALSREDRKAGDPSQAGADQTDGKLKDSKENDSPGHLEEKVSQLESMLKRLQDDLQKEKEDKAVLQAEVQSLRQNNQRLQEESQSTVARLIKVTELLCNVNKPC from the exons ATGCAGTCAGATGACCTCTTTGTCCGCAAGTTTCGCCGTCAGAACATGCGGCCGACTATTGCCACTGTCAACTTTGACCCCAAACGAGAAGCAGGTGTAGTGGAGTGGCCGCCAAGGAGGGAGGCTGATGGAGCTGATGGAGACAGCCTCACTCCGAGCCGTGTGGGACTGACGCTGAGGTCGGTGGGCCGGGGCCACGTCATGCAGAGAAGTAACAGCGATGTAACCTTAGGAGACTTGGACTCCTCCGGGAAGGCAGGGGGGAAAACAGCTCGGGGGGTTGGTGAGAAGGTGGGTGCGGGTGCTCAGGGGGACGGGGGTGTGCTGCTACGTAGGGAATACGGCAGCCTGTCCTCACTGGAGAGACAGACTCAAGCCCAGGAGCTGAACACAGATGACCAGGGGCCCCTGAGTCCAAATGCCCTCCGTTTCAAAGACCCTTTCCTGCTTTTGGGACTGCAGGGCAACCCTCCAGAACCTGATGGATTCTTTCGGGGTCTGTCTGTTTCCACAGGGGACTCCCCAAAACCTGCCAAACCGCCGAAGCCTGAAGGTCTGAGTAAGAAGACCAAACCCCCTCAGATCCCTCAACCAGGTCCGTATGACAACATTGGGGGCGGAGCCTGGGTGAGGAACTTCGCCCACTACGATGTTCAGAGCATCCTGTTTGACCTCACCGAGGCGGCCACAAACAGAGACAGCATTGGACGGAAAAAGAATATCACCTCAGGGGCTTCAGCCGCCTCCCAGCTGCGCCCCCTTTCTCAAGCCACCCCATCCTCACCTGCGCAGGGTGGGGGAGGCAACGGGCTGAATGCAGATGACCCTGAGCAGTCGCTGCTGCTGGACGAAGGGGATGGCAATGATAACGAGCTCCTGCTCAGCTGCCCCCACTTCCGAAATGAGACAGGGGGAGAAGAGCAGGTGGGTCTGGGTCAATCCCAGGGGAGGCAAGGACTCTGGTCGAGCCTGCGAACCCCCAACGATGCAGTGTCAGTCCTGGAAGAGCCAAGAGAGAGTCACGTCCAACAGCAGGGCAAGAGCAACTACTTTATAGAGCATGCAGATCTGGGAGCCCATTACTACCGCAAATATTTCTACATGAAAG AACACCAGAATTTCTTCGGCATGGACGATCGCCTTGGTCCAGTGGCCATCAGTTTCCGTCGAGATGAGAAAGAAGGATCCAGCGGAGCTCAGTACAATTACAGAATCATCTTTCGCACCACAGAG ATGAAGACACTGCGAGGTTCCATCTTGGAGGAGTCTGTGCCTTCCGCCGCTCGTCACACAACCCCTCGAGGCTTGTCTCCCAAGAGGTTGCTGGAGTTCATCATGCCTGAACTGAACCTGCACTGCCTTCGCTTGGCCTCAAACTCCCCCAAGGTCCGGGACACCCTGCTGAAGCTGGATGAACAGGGG CTGAATTTCCAGCGAAAGGTTGGGGTGATGTACTGTCGGGCCGGGCAGAGCTCAGAGGAAGACATGTACAACAATGAGAGCTCTGGCCCGGCCTTTGAGGAGTTCCTGGATCTGCTCGGGGGGCGCGTGCGGCTGAAGGGCTGGGAGAAATACCGAGCTCAGCTGGACAACAAGA CCGACTCAACTGGGACACACTCCCTCTATACGCGCTACCAGGACTATGAGATTATGTTTCATGTGTCTACTATGCTGCCCTACACAGCCAACAACACACAACAG TTGCTGAGGAAGCGACACATCGGCAACGACATTGTGACGATCGTGTTCCAGGAGCCAGGCGCCCTACCCTTCACTCCAAAGGCCATCCGCTCCCATTTCCAACATGTCTTCATCATCGTTCAGGTTCATGAGCAATGCTCTGACCACACCTATTACAG ggTGGCTGTGACACGCTCTAAAGACATGCCATTATTTGGCCCGCTGTTCCCTAAGGGCGCCCGATTCCCTCGCTCGTCTGCCTTCAGAGACTTCCTCCTGGCGAAGGTAGTGAATGCTGAAAACGCTGCCGAGAAGTCCGAAAAGTTCCGCTCCATGGCCACCCGCACACGGCAGGAATACCTTAAGGACCTAGCCGAAAACTATGTGACCACCACGCCCATCGACTCCTCCACCAAGTTCCCCCTGCTCTCTCTGGGAGGCAAGCGCAAAGACAAGCTGAAGGGTGCCAAAGGGGCCGAGCTGCACAGTGCCGGGGCACTGGTGTGGGCTGTGGTGGTCAACAGCGGAGATGAAGTGGAGGCGGGGGAGCACAGGCTCCCCTGTCTGCTCGGGGTGTCAGCTGAGTCGGTGGTGCTCATTGAGAGGTGCACACGAAAGGTGGTGTTTAACTGCTCCTGTCGAGATGTCATTGGCTGGAAGGCAGTGACAGAGGCTAAGGAGGGGGGGCCCTGCTTGGATATCTTCTATGAGCGCGGAGAGTCAGTGTCAATCAGTGTGATGGAGAGCCAGGCGGAGGATATACGAGAGGTGGTGCAGAGGCTAGAG tTGGTGACGCGGGGCTGTGAGGCTCTCGAGGTTACCCCCCTGCGTGACGGAGTCGGGCAGCCCGGCTTCCTGATGAACGAGGAGGGCTTTGTAACGGAGCTGCAGCGCTTCTGTTACGCTGAGAGCGGAGGCCTGCAGCTGTGGGCTCGTGTGGTGCGGCTGTGTGGACACTCGCTGGTTCACCTGAGCCCCGAGGAGAGGACCAGGCTGCTCCGCACTGCGCACAAGATCCACATCACTGTCATTCCACCGGACGAGAACGGCAAGCCTCGCAG AAGTTTCTCCGAGCTGTACCAGAAAGCAATCAAGGATGCGGAGTGTAAACCCGGCGAGGCTCAGTCTGGAGTGGCCTGGGTACTCGAcgagagggaagaagaggaggatgaggaggaaaagaaggaggaggaagaggaggaggaggaggagaaggaggaagaagCGAAGGACGACGAGCTGAAGGCGAGTGGGGTCAACCAAGCAGACATGACGGAGGTGCAGGTGGAGGCCGAAGAGAGCGGAGGACAGTTGTGTGATGAAGGGCAAAGTGAGAGTAGCCATGGCTCGCTCCTCACGCCACCCAGCTTACCTTTGTTACGGGCCACTTCTCTGCAGGACcaaccagccaatcagagccaggaGGACAGGGGCTCGCAACTCACACGCAGCTGCTCTTTGGAGAAACAGCTGTTCTTCAGGGATACGTGTGATGG GCACGTGTACGACAACGTGGGGCTGAAGGGGGAACGCCACATCTATGAGAACGTCGGCGAGCTGAGAGACGCCACACCTGATCTGATCCTGGCCGTCAAACCCAAGGTTCCCCTAGAGGACAAACAG TTCATGGGTGCCGAGTTTGGTGACGACAAAGCTTCGGTGAGTGACTCGTCTTCCCGGTTGTCATGTTTAGACCGAGCTGAAAGAAATTCACGAGCCCTAAGTCTTCATAACTCCATCACCAAGA TTCTCTCAGAGACAACAGATTCAACTGAGGAGGAGTGGCAGTCCATCGCTGACCTGGCCACAGCCTGCCGCAGCATCCTGGAAGCTTTGTCACGAGAGG ACCGTAAAGCCGGAGACCCCTCGCAAGCAGGAGCTGACCAGACAGACGGCAAGCTGAAAGACTCAAAGGAAAA TGACTCTCCAGGCCACCTAGAAGAGAAGGTGTCGCAGCTGGAGTCCATGCTGAAGAGGCTGCAGGATGACCTGCAAAAG GAGAAGGAGGACAAGGCGGTGCTGCAGGCCGAGGTGCAGAGCCTCAGGCAGAACAACCAGCGGCTGCAGGAGGAGTCGCAGAGCACAGTGGCTCGCCTCATCAAAGTCACCGAGCTGCTGTGCAACGTCAACAAGCCCTGTTAG